A part of Limihaloglobus sulfuriphilus genomic DNA contains:
- a CDS encoding type II toxin-antitoxin system HicA family toxin — translation MLEDKGYKLIRISGSHHIFTKPQCLPVSIPVHNRKVKPFYVRQIEKL, via the coding sequence ATGCTCGAAGACAAGGGATACAAACTTATCAGGATTTCCGGTTCGCACCATATCTTTACAAAACCGCAATGCCTGCCAGTTAGTATCCCTGTGCATAACAGAAAGGTAAAACCGTTTTATGTCCGACAAATTGAAAAACTCTGA
- a CDS encoding GLUG motif-containing protein gives MKSLLSGVIVLVCFYLFSMTSIEVLGAGGNLGGGDGSPETPYLIEDMADFNVLASAQQGSPYLFADYVLMVDLDLSGTVYTSAVIGSYSGSSYGDGAFNGSFDGNGHVISNLTIESESGYAGLFSGIFKEGSLSNLTLENADITASGDNVGILCGSLLGDMTDCHASGSISNFVAGDRSFRTGGLVGGFAGFGKTMLRCSADVYIRAQWQVGGLVGSAGSLGAAPVISQCWANIDIDGESNVGGLVGSAGRYIEILNCYVTGSVPAINYFGGITGRNQYTVRNCYSSVGLTEALPSGWVIGGLCGYQESYNYLDTNCTFDHCRWNLDSSSLGQITVAIGETYGGGYSGYTVDSIGLTEAEMAEQQSFLDAGWDFVGEDTNGTEDIWKMPLAGGYPILAWQVELVFTVPDCSGLSITDAQQLITGEGFTVGELTYAYSDTAAKDNVISQTLAAGTQFLEDQMPQTIGLEVSLGKDCNNPVPADFNGDCTVDSADLAIFAGYWLHTD, from the coding sequence ATGAAATCTTTATTGAGCGGTGTTATTGTTTTGGTGTGTTTCTATTTATTCAGTATGACCTCAATCGAAGTTTTGGGCGCCGGCGGAAATCTCGGCGGCGGAGACGGCTCACCGGAAACCCCCTACCTCATTGAGGATATGGCGGATTTTAACGTTCTTGCATCCGCACAGCAGGGCTCGCCTTATCTTTTTGCAGATTATGTACTTATGGTTGATCTTGATCTTTCGGGCACTGTTTACACCTCCGCTGTGATAGGCAGCTATTCAGGCTCAAGCTACGGTGACGGGGCGTTTAACGGTTCATTCGACGGCAACGGCCATGTTATCAGCAACCTTACGATTGAATCAGAGTCCGGTTACGCCGGTCTCTTCAGCGGCATATTCAAAGAGGGCTCTCTGAGCAATCTGACATTGGAAAACGCGGATATTACCGCATCGGGCGACAATGTAGGTATTCTCTGCGGCTCTCTGCTGGGTGACATGACGGACTGCCATGCAAGCGGTTCAATTTCCAACTTCGTCGCCGGCGACAGGAGTTTCAGAACCGGCGGCCTTGTCGGCGGCTTCGCCGGTTTTGGAAAGACAATGCTCAGATGCTCAGCGGATGTATATATTCGTGCTCAATGGCAGGTCGGCGGCCTGGTCGGTTCGGCAGGCTCGCTTGGAGCAGCTCCGGTTATTAGCCAGTGCTGGGCAAATATTGACATAGACGGTGAATCAAATGTCGGCGGCCTGGTCGGAAGCGCCGGCAGGTATATTGAAATTCTCAACTGTTATGTTACAGGGTCAGTGCCGGCGATCAATTATTTCGGAGGTATAACCGGCAGAAACCAATACACCGTACGCAACTGCTATTCTTCTGTTGGACTTACAGAAGCTCTGCCAAGCGGCTGGGTAATTGGCGGTCTATGCGGCTACCAGGAAAGCTATAACTATCTGGACACAAACTGCACTTTCGACCACTGCCGCTGGAATCTTGACTCCAGCAGTTTGGGGCAGATAACAGTCGCAATAGGTGAAACTTACGGCGGCGGTTACAGCGGATATACAGTTGATTCTATTGGGCTTACCGAGGCAGAAATGGCTGAGCAGCAGTCATTCCTCGACGCCGGCTGGGATTTCGTCGGCGAAGACACTAACGGCACGGAAGATATATGGAAGATGCCGCTGGCAGGAGGCTACCCAATACTTGCCTGGCAGGTTGAGCTGGTCTTCACCGTTCCCGACTGTAGCGGGCTTAGCATCACAGATGCGCAGCAGCTCATAACCGGCGAGGGCTTCACGGTCGGTGAGCTTACATACGCATACAGCGATACGGCGGCCAAAGATAACGTGATTTCACAGACACTTGCCGCGGGAACACAGTTTCTGGAAGACCAGATGCCCCAGACAATCGGACTGGAAGTCTCACTGGGCAAAGACTGTAACAATCCCGTGCCGGCAGACTTCAACGGTGACTGCACCGTAGATTCTGCCGACCTGGCAATTTTTGCCGGCTACTGGCTGCATACGGATTGA
- the gap gene encoding type I glyceraldehyde-3-phosphate dehydrogenase, whose protein sequence is MATKVAINGFGRIGRAVARIILQKDNGLELVAINDLADPKSLAHLFKYDSVMGRWNGDVSVNDNGLVVDGKEIKVTAIRSPKELPWKEMGVDIVLESTGIFRTRESEKGGYGDHLTAGAKKVVLSVPSKDAIDATVVMGVNPDALKPEHTCTSNASCTTNCLAPIAKVLNDSFGIKRGLMTTVHAYTNDQVVSDMIHSDLRRARAAAQNIIPTTTGAAVAVGKVIPELNGKLDGFALRVPVIDGSCVDLAVELNKDVTVEEVNAAMKAAAEGPMKGVLAYCEDPIVSSDIIGDPNSSIFDAKSTMVMDGNFVKVVSWYDNEWGYSNRAVDLMEMLVDKM, encoded by the coding sequence ATGGCAACAAAGGTTGCAATTAACGGATTCGGCCGCATCGGCCGCGCTGTGGCGCGTATCATCCTGCAGAAGGATAACGGCCTCGAACTGGTAGCTATCAATGACCTGGCAGACCCGAAGTCTCTGGCTCACCTGTTCAAGTATGACAGTGTAATGGGCAGATGGAACGGCGATGTCTCTGTCAACGACAACGGCCTTGTAGTTGACGGCAAAGAAATCAAAGTTACCGCAATCCGCAGCCCCAAAGAACTGCCCTGGAAAGAAATGGGCGTTGACATTGTACTCGAGTCAACCGGTATCTTCCGTACTCGCGAAAGCGAAAAAGGCGGCTACGGCGACCACCTCACAGCAGGCGCCAAGAAGGTTGTACTCTCAGTTCCTTCAAAAGACGCAATCGACGCGACAGTAGTTATGGGTGTAAACCCTGACGCTCTTAAGCCTGAGCATACATGCACGTCAAACGCAAGCTGTACAACAAACTGCCTGGCTCCTATCGCCAAGGTTCTCAATGACAGCTTCGGTATCAAACGCGGCCTGATGACAACCGTTCACGCTTATACAAACGACCAGGTTGTTTCTGACATGATCCACAGCGATCTCCGCCGTGCGCGTGCAGCAGCACAGAACATTATCCCGACAACAACCGGCGCTGCTGTAGCAGTCGGCAAGGTTATCCCCGAGCTCAACGGCAAACTCGACGGCTTCGCACTTCGCGTTCCCGTTATCGACGGCTCATGCGTTGACCTGGCGGTTGAACTGAACAAAGACGTTACAGTCGAAGAAGTAAACGCCGCGATGAAAGCAGCAGCAGAAGGCCCGATGAAGGGTGTACTGGCATACTGCGAAGACCCGATCGTTTCTTCGGACATCATCGGCGATCCGAACTCAAGCATCTTCGACGCCAAGAGCACAATGGTTATGGACGGCAACTTCGTTAAGGTCGTATCATGGTACGACAACGAATGGGGCTATTCAAACCGTGCTGTTGACCTGATGGAAATGCTCGTTGACAAGATGTAA